The DNA window aatttagtatgaGACATACTAAAATTGTGGAGAACGTAGGATTCACTgttatataaaatttagttGTAAATTGTAATGAAGCAAAACCAATGTACTATACCTTTATTTGGATCCTTtggaaaatacaataaaaagtattgtcctTTATCATATGGTTGTGTGCCCAAATCTAGGGAACATGGTTCAGTAGAAGCAATTTATTGTTCTTTAACCAATGTCAAgggttttattcttgttttgaaTATGGAAAAACTTTAAATATTCTGGTTGTGCACCTAAATCATGCCTAACAGCTAAAATGTACAAAATTACTGATGGCACTGGAGTTGTATAATCACAAAGTGAAGGTTTAGTGTGTTCTTAATCCGAAGATAATTTGCGGATGAATGAAAGGATTTCATCAGAAACTTGTTGAGCTTTCTCCTGATGTATAAAATGGTGGCCATCCATTATAACTACTTCCAGATTTGGAACGAGACTCTTAAACAAGTCTCCTTCCACATAATCCTTTGTACCCCCACTACTTTTGAAACCAAAGTCTCTCTCTCCAGCAATGAACTTTGTTGGAACTGTAATCTTTGATCCCTCCCATGGTGCAAGAAGCTCCCAGTTTCTGCAACCATTTTCCATGTAATAATTATGTGCAAATTATTAATAATCTAACATACACAAGTTTAGTAGCCAAAGTTAATACGCTTTGGAAAAAGTAATAAAGACTCTAAGGCTCAAATCCTAAACTCTGAATCATATATCttgaattctaaattctaaagtCTAAATCTGAACTAtcgatataaaatataatattggaATGTTAAGATTTGTTTAATTAACAAGGAAGTGTGCAATATTCCTTACTTAGTAAGGAGTGTTTAAGATGAGCCTAAGACCGTGTATCTTTGTTAAACCAACACTAACTTTAACAAAGTGAAAACAAATACTTACAGGTCCATTGCACGGTAATAGTTGAATGCACCAGTAAAACCAGACTCTTGAAATTTGTCAGCAAAGACCATGAGTTCCTCTTCAGTTATCCAAGATGGCAAAGCGGAAGGTGTTGGCAAGAAATCAATAATCTCCATGCCAGGAGGAGCTGCTAGAAATTCGGTCCAAGTGGCTAACATGAACTTCTTCATCACTGTCAAACAATCATATCTTGCGAAGGCTCTCTCTGCTCGACCCGGTTCCTTTCCGGCCAACACAAAACAAATTAGCAACAAATTTTAGAAGTAAGTGAATCTAATTGAAGCACGGAAAGCCAGTATAAGCTAATCATGTCTTGTTTGAGCAATTTAAGGAATGAGTGTGAATGGTACCTGGAACTGGGAGATATGAGTATTATCACCATATGCCATTCTGATAGCTTCAACGGTTTTAATAGTTGGAATCCTTGGGAAGTAAGGAACGCCTATAGCAACAAATCCCTTAATTCTATCAGGCCTAAAGAGACTCATGTGCCAACCAATGTTTGCTCCCCAATCATCTCCAACAACAAATGCCTCCATTCATTTAGTGTTAAAATGGGTCAAAAGGTTATAATATCATGGAAAATAAATACATCAATTCTCCAAGTATTTTATCACATAATTGAATCTGATCAGGAAGTCCTTTACACCTCATTTAGTATTTGTATttacaataataaatacaatCCCGCTACGTTACTACGTTACTAACAGCATTTCTACTAATTTCTGCcaattcttatttatatttataactgtgtttgatggaagtgtctaataaaaatgtcttttttatgactgtgtttaatagaagtatctttatagatatattttctggatgtgtctctttatatatgtgtttaaaatataataattaattattgttggcAATAAGTTAGCAGATAATATGTTGGTACTCTATATCGATATCAGAAATATGAGTTTAAACAATATATTAaagttacaaattaaaaattcttttaTAGAAAAAAGTAACAATTTATTGTACatttattaaagtaaaaaaattaaaaaacttttattaatagtAATTTTCACGGCACATGTTAGTTAAATCCGAAACATGATTCATAAACTTCTTATCCTCTTTTGTTCTAGTATCTTTGCATTATCTAATttgaaacacttaacaaacaaaATCTTAAATTGAGTTGAGAAATTAGAGTTTAAGAGAAGAAAGTAAAAGATTTATAATGCTAAGTTTTTAAAAACTACACTAGGATTTTGACATACCTGGTGTTCCCCAAAGTGGTCAATGAGGCCTAAAAGGTCACCAACTACGTGCATAAAAGTGTAGGAACTGGGGCTGATAGGAGAATCTGAATCACCATATCCTCTTAGATCAGGTGCTACTGCATGATAACCATGGTTGGCCAAGTATTTGAGCTGGTGGCGCCATGAATACCACATCTCTGGAAAGCCATGAAGCAGCAGAACCAGTGGTCCTGTTCCTTGCTCTGCTATGTGCAACCATATCCCGTTGGTTTTGATTCTTTGGTGATTCACTTCACTCATGATCATGGCCATGGATATGGTGCTtattaatttctataaaattttatgGGTCAAGCAGAAGGAAGAGTAGGTAGGTGGCGGATAGTTCTTTTATGCGTTAGTTGTTATTTATTTCAAAAGGAATTCTTAGATGTAATAATTGTGATAGAGCCTTTAGAccaaattattatgtatttggagtaaagtgacaaataaattttttaaagatttatcactttattcatatatttgtGTATAGCAGAACATGATTACGCCAAGCCTGAGAGCACAACTTTGACTTGGAAACCCCATACGTTGGACCTTCTAGATGGTGTATGCatgtttatataattatatatgcaTGAAAAATAGATGGTCCCCATGTTTTATCAAAGTCCGCAGCGAAATAAGTCTAGTTTTCACTCGATTCGATAGATGTATGtagataatatttaaataatattttacaagAAATAGACAAGAATAAGAGAATTTGATGTTGTGTATAATCTTCTAACCATTCTTTAAACGAGAGGGGACAAATAGAGAAAACAACCAAAACTAAGCACAAtattgtaaaatataaaatttaagataaattaattaattttaaaaaagttaatattgactgaaaaaaattaattctgtAACATTACtcattgtaaaattaataataagctttgtttaaaattttataaacattaggtgattaatattttttaaaaatttatttatatttgagttaatattaattaatttctat is part of the Arachis duranensis cultivar V14167 chromosome 1, aradu.V14167.gnm2.J7QH, whole genome shotgun sequence genome and encodes:
- the LOC107477570 gene encoding uncharacterized protein LOC107477570; translated protein: MAMIMSEVNHQRIKTNGIWLHIAEQGTGPLVLLLHGFPEMWYSWRHQLKYLANHGYHAVAPDLRGYGDSDSPISPSSYTFMHVVGDLLGLIDHFGEHQAFVVGDDWGANIGWHMSLFRPDRIKGFVAIGVPYFPRIPTIKTVEAIRMAYGDNTHISQFQEPGRAERAFARYDCLTVMKKFMLATWTEFLAAPPGMEIIDFLPTPSALPSWITEEELMVFADKFQESGFTGAFNYYRAMDLNWELLAPWEGSKITVPTKFIAGERDFGFKSSGGTKDYVEGDLFKSLVPNLEVVIMDGHHFIHQEKAQQVSDEILSFIRKLSSD